TCAAAAACAAAGAGCATAGTATGGTTTCCAACATCACGAACTTTGAAACCATCCCGTGCTTTCCACAATGGTTTAAAAGTTTTTCTAATAGCCTCCCCATTCAAAACTCTACGGGTTAAAAATCATGCTACTAAAACAAACTTCTTTTTGTCCTCGATAGGATCATTTTCAAGATAAACCCTCTCTCCCTCGTCCTCTGTGAAGGATAAGCAAGTCCAATTCTTTAGAATGTCATTCATTGttgagaaggagaagaaagaaattgTTTCCCCACCCTAGAAAGGAGAGAAAACCCCCACACTACCTACTAATAACAGTGCTATTAGAAGTACGAAACTTCCATCCCCTAGGGGAGAAAAGAAATTCTACTGTCTTGTCCCTATGGGGAAACCCCCAAGCAGCAAGAGcggagaaaggaaaatattaattttcatctaaaaattatatttagtttaaaatattaattatttgtcatattttaatgaaataaatgcatttatttccCTCTAATAATAAGCTATCGACGTACGCTGGTATGAATtcgaaatttatttttacttgctTACTTACATTGTTTGTTTCTGTGGTTCTACTTGAAGCTTAGTGGCATATGCCACCTTGTGcaaattctctaattttatttgttttccctGTTTAAGCCTATACGGTTGTATTTTGATGGGTAAGACTTCGAAGTATGGCTCATCCTTGAATAGTCGTCCACAGAATGTGAACTCGTCCTGGAATAGTGGTTCATGGGATGTGGAATACCATGGTAATCATGTCGCTCCCTCACCCTCAGATGTGGATCCTTAAGAAAGCCTTGTCCAAACCTGGTGAGGTCGTCCAGACCTTATAAGGTCACCCAGACATGGACGACCCTTAATATAGGTTCCGTTTACATGAATAGATGAATCGAACCACATGGTGAGATCTTGATGTATCATTGTAATTGCTTATTGAATATTTAACTTCCAATGGCAGTTATCCTCTGATCTCCACAAATGTGGGGGAAGTTACCAGACAAGTAACTGCCTCCACAGCACTATATATACACTCATCCCCGACAAAATAAAGGCAAGTTTTTCCTTTACACAACtcccagaattttggaattctATATTCTAAAAGAGAGAAACTGACTTTATCATCAAAGGGTTCGTGGCCGGATAAACTCGGTCTCCTttgattctttgtttttatctttcaggtcttcaaaatcatcaagaTCCGAAACATCCAGCCTACTGATTCTTAGaacatcatcagttggcgccgtttGTAGGAAATTCCGATTGTCTTACAATTTGTCTTCCTACGACAAAAGGCTGAATGGTTCGAACCAAATTGAGGGCTACCAACCCAGGCCATCAGGAAAGTAGGGATGCTTCAAGCAATCCTCATCGCAATCGTCAAACAGCCTTAATCATGCAACAGTCCTCTgctcaacacatgcaatatatGACAATCGCCATGGCAGAGTTAACTCGTCAAAATTAGGAGTTAAAAAGGGAGATTAATTTAAGGAGGCAACGCAATAAGGGGTACACTAAAGGTCAAGCCTAGAGCCAGGAAGATAGAGGAAATGTTGAACCTGAAAACCAGTCAAGGGGTACCACGTCAAGAAGGGTGCCACATTTGGAGAAGGAAATGGACCAGATGAGGAAGGTTATGTAGGAGATGAGGGAGAACATGAGAAAGGCAAATCCAGTAGAGGATTTAGTCCACCGAACAAACTCCCTTTTCACAgcttccatcaacggtcacccTTTGCCTCCAAAATTCAAGATGCCTTCATTAGATTCCTATGATGGAACACGTGACCCGTTTTATCACATTGCTACTTTCAAGACgatgatgcaccttcaaggggtcccAGATGAGATtatgtgtagagccttccctaccacTCTCAAAGGATCGGCGCAAGTGTGgttcagcaaaatacccccaaatACAGAGAGTTCATTTGAAGAATTAAGAAAgttatttgttaataatttcattGTAGGGCAAAGGCACAAACGTTACTCGTCCAGCCTGTTAACTATAGAACAAGGAGAGAATGAAAGTCTGCGGTCCTTCATCACTCGTTTCAAGAGTAGATGATAAGCTACTCTTGGCGGCCTTCCATAATGGAGTTAATTCTGATTTATTTATCCATAAGCTTTACAAGAAAAAGCCTCAATCCATGGCTGAACTCGTCCATTCAGCCCAAAACTTTATGAATGCAGAGGATGCAATCATAGctaagaagagaaagagagctagAGAATGGAAGCAAACCCCACGCGTCACTCCAAGCAAGGTCCCCATCCAAAGAAAGGACAAACGGAAGATAAGAAAGACCGAGATAACAAGAAGGCAGGCCCTTTAGCACGAAATCAACAATACACGCCATTGAACATGCCCCTTGAGCAAGTTCtcatgcaaatcaaggatgatccttctTTGAAGTGGCCggagaaaatgaagggagatcccaacaaGCACAATAGGAACAAGTATTGCCGCTTCCATAGAGACCATGGGCATAACACGAACGAATGTTACAATCTGAAACAGCAGATTGAGAatcttatcagacaaggaaagttgAGAAATTTCCTTGGACGATAGCATAAGAATGAAAAGTTGAATGGGAAGGTAGAAGAGTCGTCGCAATCCCCTCTTGGAGGGATAAGAGTTATTATTAGAGGAAGTTCAGCAGGTCAGTCATCCAAGTCCAGGAAGACATATCTGAAAGTAGTGCAGAATGTTCAGCTCtctggacgatcaccaaggACGAGGACCACGGATGTGCAAACAATCACGTTCATGGACGGGAATGCTGAAAGAGTTCACCACCCCCATGACGATGCCATTGTTATTACTTTATGTAGTGGGCCTTTTGTGGTTAAAGTGGGCTGGGCTACCTCCTGCGGTATTGGGCCCAAgtattctgagtaagggagttgagaccggtccaactgcaactcaacTTGGTCCGGCtagtgcacaaactatgcctcaTCTGCCAGGAGCATGTTTACGACGGGCATAACCGTTTCAAATGGGTTGTGGCAGGcagatatgataataataataataaaatcaaagactTTGAGATCTTTATTAAGGTAAATAGATAATCCTTactaaagaaaaagataaccacaattttaacaacaattattttataagaaaagtaaggGGAACAAGTGGGTAGTATATGAGTTGATTTAAAGAGGAAACAAATCAGATCAAGTCTGATCCGCAAGACCAAAACCAGAGAGTGAAGAACACCTCTTCTTAAAGTGAATAATCTCTCAGGGAGATCCTGCcgtggaaattaatcactttgaagGAAGTGGACCTGAATGGTTGGTACACAAGAATACCTTTCGTTTCCGGCAGAGAGCAAGATTTTgaaagggagagagggaatcaacctattggtgcatgcctgtcgttctaactctctatctttttctttcttcatccttgttttctatttcctgGCTTTTAAGTTTCTAATACTGTAGtgcttgttgttgttgtccCAATCTGGCTGGGCCTCTTTGGGCCTGCCGTTCATTCTTCCCCTAATGGCCCAACAAGGCCATTGGTTCTTTTGTTACATCACTAGTGGGCTCCTGTtcccatttgttttcccttggaCGTCCTGGACCCGTTTGCTTCCCTTGAGCTTCCTCGGCCtttttcttaactttgcatTACCATGGAGTTTTATTGAATTCTTTGGACTTCCTCGGCCCAATTACATTATtcctcatccttggggttcatgggcttgccatcaaccccttgctttctttgctttcattactttgggcctatcgcggcccattctcacttttccacatcatatactgtccatggtttgctttttctctctttccaggcttctttaagcccatttacctcctcaagacccatttgtttatctcatgggtttgtgatccattattcctgccgcttgggcttAATGGGTTTTCTATCCGTTTGCCAGCTCTTTTTTGTCAGTGTTGCTGGGCTTCTCCCTTCCACTTGGGCTTTCGAAATGGCCATCAACATTTAGCCCCTTGAACATATGAAGTGTTCCTGCGGTTCATATGTGAATAAAAACTTCTCTGCCCTTTCTGTCTTTCCGTCTTCTTTTCTTTCGCGGGCTTTTTTAACAGTGGTCCCTACcttacacatacatatatattcatatatatatatatatatatatattcctaccGTAAACAATGTTGTCTCTTCGAATTTCCCAACTTGGTAGTTATTTTGAAACACAGCCGtcatttcattaattttatCCTCTTTCTGATGGCTGACCTATCGCCTCCTTTCGTGTCAGCATTAATGACTTGGTATTTAAGAAGGAGTCCCTCTGTAATCCAAACACATACTCCTTCCTTCTTTCCAGAACTCTCTTTCcgttttccctttcttttccgTTTCCTCTTCCTCAAACACCTCATTCATCTTCTTCGATCAAATTCCTGCACAATGACACCAGCGAATAGCCAAAGCTCCTCCCACCGTAAAGGAAAAGAAGTTATCTTTGATCCTCCCGCCGCACGTGGTGTAGACGAGGAGACAGTGTACTCCAAGTCGAACCACTTCGACGAGGAAGAAACGGAGCATGACCCAAACAGTGAGTGTGCTCCACTCATTGATCCCTAGTACGATGTTCATCCCCATTTCCCAAAGATTCCCGGCCATTATGTGCCACCGCCGCCGAGCCGTGTGTGGTTCGCTTTTTGCCAGCAAAATACGAACATTTCATGGGCTCTGTCGGCCTCTTCGATCCCCAATCTAGTCATTCGCCAGGGTACTTCGCTCCCTGTGCCCATCCATTTCGACTTCAGGTCTTGTACCGACTTGGGTTGGAGAGAGTGGATGGACAATGAGTTTTCTAACACCGGCTTCATGGGGTTGTTGCAACGAGCTGGTGTTTTGAAAGCCATAGTTTCATCTTGCTGCTTGTCCAACTTCTAGGACCTCTTCAACCTTCGCCACTTGGTCCGCCGGTGGTGTACCACCACCCAtacccttttcttttcctaCAGTGAAGTCACCGTGACCTTAGAAGACATGGCTAACCAATTACTCCTGCCCATCCTTAGAGACATTGATCCTACCACCTTAGAGCTTTCCCCGGAAGAAGAGGCTGTGGAAGCTGAGTTGAAGAAAAGGATGAGCGGGAACGCCAAGTTGTCCTACTGGGTTAGttcttcttctaaattttttgagTCTGCCCACCATACGACATTTGTTGTATTTTGGctttgcaagtttttttttgggtcccacCCTCATTACGCCGAGAAAcctttatatttatgtttagcCATTAAGATTTTTGCTGGGGTTAGTCTGTCGTTGGCTCCTATGTTCTTGGGGCATCTATATGTTCAACTGGACATCCTACGGAGTGATGAGAGCCAGGCAGGCTCCTGTCATATAGTCACCTCCTCTATTCATAATACTATTTTGCAACACCTACTGTATGAGCATTGTGCTAAGCATTTGTCAAAGTGTAGGCCCTCCAATTTCGCTAGAGACAAGTATCAGTCGTGTCCGCAAGCCATTACTGATTTTTGTGGCAGATTTGTGTCAGACTTTCCATTGGCCTTTCGCTGGGTTGGCTTGAAACCAATTGGCCATTCTGCTGTTGAATCCTTTGATCAAGGTGTAGGATTTTCTTGGAAAGCTTATAGGAAATTTGGTACCGGTTATACATGTGTAGATTTTGCTATGGGTTTGTTCGTTGATACCGTCGGGACTACCACTCCTTTGACCGGTTTTAATGAGACCGGAATCACTTACATGGCAGCCACCAATGCTGGGTGGCTGCCTTATTTGGCCGACGAAGGGATTAGATTTGTTCATTATCCTACCAACTGGGTGAGAAGGCAGTTCGGACTAGATCAGGACATCCCTGAtgacctttcttttcttatggAGTCCCCCACCTCTGTCCGACCCTTTCTGTGGCCCACTGCCTTTGAATTTTAGAGTCAGCGTTTTACTGCAATCATTGTTCCGGGCTCACTGAGGGAAGGTCTTTGTACCCCTACCATGCATGGATATTGGCAGGCCATGATGACTTCGTTTGAAAAAGAGTTGATAAGTAGTCGTGGCTTCTCTCTCGTTCCTCCTGATGGGCTTAGCGCAATTATTTCAATCAATCCTCGGTTACTTTTGCCTTTCAAGTCTGTATTAGTGTATGCCAGGAAGCAGAACCGGTCTGGTATCTTTGAGTGGGATGAGGAGAAAAGAGGGTGGCATTGGCACACCAGTGATTATCCTCTGGGCTGGGGGAAGAAAGTTAAAGTGACAAATATTTCTATACCTAGTAAGAAAGCTTCTGCCAAGCTTAAGTCTGCGAGCAAGCCCAAACCTGCCGCTCCATGACCATCTAAAAATGCTCCCCCTTCTAGCAAAACATGAGGTAGCAAGAGAAAGATAGCCTCTTACCCTGCGTCTGCTGCCGAGTGAAGAGTAAGTTACTTCTAATTCTACTTTGTCTTTTATATACTTTTGACTTTCCTGTAGCTACTCTTGACACGTGTGCTGACTTTTCTTTTTGactttatcttttgttttcttttcccttttgtaGTCTAAGCATAAGGAGGATGCATCAGCCACTCGACCCATTTTACTTGATAAACCTGAGTATGATGTAcatctccttttcttttcttcttcttccttttttttttctttgcatgcATTTCATCTGCCACATACTCTTGTTTGACTCATCTGCTTAAAAGTTCCTTTGATCTTCACAtccctttccttttatcttctaGGATGAGCCCAAGCCTCTTTCTATATACCACCCTACGACGGAGGAGCTTTCTACCTCCATAGGTGCGCCCATGGAACGCTTTTTTGATGGGGCTGACGtagtatttgcaaaacttgtcCCTTCTGCTGCTGCACCCGGAGTTCCTACTGAGGCTCCTAGCCTTCCCACTGAGCCAATACCCATAGATGAGGGTACTCATACTAGGAAGGTTAGTGAGGCCACTCCCGTTCCTGCCGAGACACATTCTCCCCAAGAAGTGGTCACTCCTCCTGCTACTGTTCAAACCGAGGCTGCCTCTCCTGCCACACCCTTTGTCATCTTCACCAGTGACCCCTTTGCAGCTCTATCCCAGGCAGTAAAGGATGGTTCTTCACTGGTAGTTACTCTTTCTTCCATTCCCAGCTCTGCCACACGTGGTCCTGATGAGGACTTGTCCTCCGAGGGGTCTGAGGACATCCTTGAGGATCCGGACAATGAACCTGTTTTGAAGAAGAGGATTTCTCACTCTGACGACGAGGAGGATGCTCCCCCTGAGACCGAATTCATGGGTATGAGCCTTTCtcccttctttttgtttttttttactaagtCCATTCCTCCCCCTTTCTTGTCATCTCTTCCTTAGGTGTAGGTATTTGCGTCTTCAATTTGCTGCAATTCCCTTTAATTTGTATgtctatttttgtattttgtagagACTTTTGAGGGGCCAAGGGTCGAAGCAAACGTAGATATGCCTCCAACCACTGCTCCTGCCACACCCATAGCACCTGTTTCTGCTATTCCTACAGTGCCCGTTTCTACCGCACATTCTGTACCTGTTTCTGCTATACCTTCTGTACCTATTTCTGTCATTCCTATAGCTTCCATTTTCACGGGTCCTAGTGAGTTTCTCACCTCCtcccttattttctttcttgcaAGTTTATTGCTCCTAACTTGTGGTTTCTCATCTCATGCTCCTTGTTAGGTCCGTTGCCTATTGTCCCTTCTCAGTTTGATGCGGGCAACAATTCTGCCATGGTTCCAAACCCCGTGGGTGAGGCTGCAGCCTTTTTTGTACATTTTGATCAGCTTGAGATTAACGACCTCGATCCTGCAAACTTCTGGGCTTCCGGCCCTCCTTACGTGGACTTCCATGGCTTCAGGGTTCCCCAGGATTGCGTTTCTCACTTAGAGGCAATTTTTATGCAGGGATTCCGTTTTGGTTGTTTTGCCGGGGAGCATTTCTTGAAATTGTTGGGAGGCGTAATGAATGATATTGAACATAACTTTGTTGATACTGTTTCTTCCGAGAGGATCCTACAGTGGAGAGCTGCGATTCAGGAGCTGATTAGTGTGGGTTTTGCTGTGGAGTTCATTTTAGATCATCTCCGTGAGATTGCTTAAGCCTTTTTCATGAAAAGGTCCAGCCTGCTGTAGATGCTATTGACACACAGATTGAGACTTTGAAGAAGGAGGTGGCAGATTTAGAGGGTCGTCGTGAGCGTCTTCTTGCTAGCATTGGTGGGTCCAACCGCTTTGGAGACCAGCCTCTTATCTCTAGACTTCGTTGATGTAGTTTCCccctctttttgttcttttccttctttttactACCCCGCCTTAGTACACTTTATCTACATATTTCCCTTTTACAGTACTTATTTGGCTAATTTGGCATAGTTGCCACAGTTTGGGTTTGTAACTCTTAAAATGCTACACTTGTTTGCTATTTATTCTACTACTTATGACATGGAATGCTTTTTATAATACTTCATGTCCTTTTCATTATGTACTCATAAAAGCatgttacaaaaaaataaaaggtaaaccTTGAACTCATTTGAATGAAAGGGACAACTACATAACCTCAACTTAGGCATAATAACGCTTCAGTCATTTCCCATTGATGGGATCCATTAGGTCCTTGTCATCCATCTGGGCTAGACAATAATACCCACTCGGGTGTGTCTCTCTTATCACGAAGGGTCCCTCCCAATTTGGTGCAAACTTAGATGGTCTGCCATACCTCGCCTGACATAGTCTGCCACTTTCAACACAAGTTGTCCTTCCACGAACACCCTCTCTTTAGTCATCCTACCATAGGCTTTTGTCATCTTTTGTCTATATCTGCGGCTACGCTCTTGGGCTTCCTCCTTTCTTTCATCAAATCCTTCTAGATCTTCACACCTTTCTACCATAAAggcttcttcctctttttccttCCCCTGCATCTGCATAACTCTCAAAGATGGAGTCATCACTTCTGCTAGGCTTACTACCTCTGTCCCATATACCAAGGAAAATGGTGAAAATCATGTGGCAGACTTTGGTGATTTTCTATAAGCCCAAAGGGCGTCTGGCAGGTGCGTTGTCCATCCTCCTGTGTACTCTTAGCTCATTTTACTGATGATCTTTATGAGAATCTTGTTTGTTGCTTctgcttgcccatttccttaaGGGTAATAAGGCAATGAACGATGGTGCTTGACTTGGTAGAACTCCAGCATTTTTCTTACATCGCTGTTGACAAACAGTGTGCCACTGTCGCTGACAATCCTGTGGGGCACTCCAAATCTCATATTTATGTTTTCATTGATGAGGTTTGGCACTGCTCCTCTTGTGGCTTTTCGGAGTGGCACTATCTCtgcccatttagtgaagtattTCATAGCCACTAGTATCCATATGTATCCACGCGATTGTAAGTTAACTGGTCCTACAAaatcaagcccccaagtgtggaagGGCCATGGGTGACCATGCTATGTAAGTTCTGCGGGTGAGTGTGAATCAAGTTGGCTTGCACTTGGCAACTGTGGCATTTCTTCACAAATTATGCCGTATCCTTCTTCATGGTAGGCTAGTAGTAGCCCATTTGCAGCAGGCATCTGTAAAGTTTTTTCTTCCCCTAATGCTCCCCACACTCTCCCAAATGcacttcttttatcatttctctTGCTTCTTCAGAGCCCAAACATCTTAAGGGGTCACCATCATACCCTTTTTTGAAAAGGACCGAGTTATGCAAAAAGTAGCGTGTTGCCAACCTCCTAAGTTTGTATCTTTCACTGTGCTTTTGTGGCAAGATACCTTCTGCCAAGTACTACACGAATGGGCTTCTCTAGCCTCTGCTGATGAACACAGCGTAACTTTCTTTTCTATCTGATGTGAGCTGGCAGGTCCCACATTAGGTTTGGACTCGATCTGCATCTTTACCCATGCTTGGCCAATAGAAGCCTGCCCTTTAAAGTCTGCGGTAAAAGCTGACCTCCCCACAGGATCCACAAGTCTTGTCATGTACTTCTTTCAACTTTCTATGGGTCTCCTCCTATCCAACGCATCTGGACAAGACCCCACCAGGCATCCTGCAGTACAGTTCTCCTCTCACCAAGGCATAGTCTTTCAGCACTTTCAATTCTGCGACACCTTCTTCTTTCATCAAGGCTTTCCTTAAGGGGATCTTACAATCCCCTTTGCACTGTTCCTCCCGGAATCATTCCTTTAACACTTCAATAATGGATTCTTCCCTCTTGCTGACCACTAACCTGGTGTTATCCCCTTCAAACATTATTTGCGAGCCTAGTGCGGCCAACACATCTACGAATCGGTTTTCGTTCCTTGGAGCATGCTTTATTTTGAAGGTTGAAAATTTCTCCTCCATCTTTTGGGCCATTGCACTGTATGAGGCTAGGCTGGGTTCTTTTAGGGAGAAGATCCCTTTGGCCTGGCAGTCCACCAGGTTCGAATCACCCATCACCTTTAAGTGCTTGACTCCTATTTCAAGAGCCATGGCCAACCTAGTTAGATAGGCTTTATATTCTGCCATGTTGTTTGAATAGGGGAATTCCAGTTTGAATGATAGTGCTACTGCCTTATCTTCTTCATGGTACAGAACTACTCTCACTCCCCCTAATTGGGTGGTACAAGACCCATCAAATTTCATTACCCATTGTTCTCTGACCTCTTCTACCATGGCTGCTGCCCCTGGAACTTCATCGTCCAGTGTAAATTCTTCTTCTCCCAGAAATTGTGCTCATAGATCTGTTATAGCCTAGCTTTTCACCGCCCTGGGTGTCCCTATTTTTAAGTCATACTGTGACAATTGTAACAACCATTGGGATATTCTACCTGAGAGGATTGGTTGCTGCAACAGAGCCTTGATGGCATGGGACTTGGTCATCAGCCATACTTCGTAGGCCAAGAAATAATGGCGTAATCTCTACGAAGCATGCACAATAGCTAAACACGCCCTTTCTGCCCTTAGGTAATGAGTTTCTGCATCTTTTAAGGCATGGCTAATGTAGTATACTGGTTGTTCAACACCACCTCCATCCTCTTGGGCGATCAATGCACCAATGGCATAAGATTTGGCGGCCAAGTAGAGTAGCATTGGCTTTCTGTGGATTGGGGCTTGTACCGTTAGGAGGTTCATCATGATCTGCTGTAGCCTCTTGAAGGCCGTCTACTGCATTTCTCCCCATTCAAAACTTTGCCCTTTCCTGAGCAATTTGGTAAAAGCAAAGGTGATTGATGCCAACCCAGGGATGAATCTCCGGATATACAAGACCTTCCCTAAGAAGCTCTTTAACTCCTTTACTGTGGCTGATGGTCTCATAGTGGCTATGGTCGTGGCTTTGGCCAAGTCCACATCTATTCCCTTGCTGTGCATCAGGAAGCCCAGGAACTTCCCAGAGGAcactccaaatgcacacttgAGAGGGTTCTTTCTTAGTTTGAAGGCTCTACACCTTTCAAATACCCTTTTCAACGCGTGAAAGTGCTCTTCTCTCCTCCTTGATTTAACCACTATGTCGACCACATAGTCCTCTAGTTCCTGATGCATCATGTTGTGAAATATGACCTTCATTTCTCGTTGATAAGTTGCACCTGCATTTTTTAACCCGAAAGGCATCACAGTATAGTAAAATTTGCCCATGGGTGTTCTAAAAACAGTTTTCTCCGCCTCCCTTGGTGCTATTCTGATCTGATTGTATTCATCGAACCCATCCACGAATGAAAACATGGCGCTTCCTGCCGCAAAATCTATTAGTAAATCCATGTTTGGCAGTGGGAACTCGTCCTTAGGACAGGCCCTGTTGAGGTTTTTGAAATCTACACAACATCTTATCCGcccgttcttcttctttatgGGTACTATGTTGGATAGCCAACGCGGGTGTTGAATATGCTTAATGAATCCTGTGGCCAGCAATTTCTATACTTCTTTGACTATTTACCCTTCTATTTCAATGTGGAATACTCTGGCAGGCAGGGCCACTGGTTTGGCGTCTGGGTCCACATTCAACGTATACACCACTAGCCCTGGCATTTCACTGTAATCCCACGTGAAAACGTCTCTGAATTCCTTCAACAACAGTATCAGCTCTGATTTTTCCTCTTCTGTCAGACTTGCACTAATTGAGATAGGCCTTGGTTCTTGTGAACCAGACCCTAGGTCAACTTCCTCCAACTCTTCTTCTGCCACAACTTGCACCTCCTTTTCTACCGTgattttttcatctttctctttattACTTTCTTCCCCTAAACTTTCTTGTGTCACGCAACACACCAAACTCTTACGTTGCCCCTCTTGGGTGGGGCCCGCTTGTATTTCACTCATGGGCCCCGTGCGCCTTCATAATTTGTACACAATCCTGCCATCAGGGCCTCGGACCCTGACACATTGGGGTGTGTCATCTGATTCTGCGGTGGgtgcttctttccttttcttcttttgtgctAGCAACTCCCTTAAGTCAGGCTCTGGGTCACCTTGAACATCTTCTCACTTAAGCACAGAGGTACCTCATGGCTTTGATACTAAGCTTTCCCCAGACGGAGCCCATTGGTTGTAGAACATCATTTCTACTAAATGAGCTTTTGCCTGTTCGAACGGCGAGGGGTTTGCTGCTATGCGTATCATCCTGTCGTTCAACCTTCCTTTTACACACTGGTGATAGGTGGACGGGACCAATCAGTGTTTGTGCAaccatggcccccccaaaagCACATGATAGGAGACCTCCATTTTCACCACATGGAACCATGCTAAAGAAGCTATGGGGCCCACTTTCAACCACAATTGAATGTGGCCTGTGGTGTACTCACCCCTTCTGCCAAAACCCGTCACTTCCATTGGGCATCCCTGAATCTTTCTTTCCAAAATTCCTACTGCTTGTAAAGTGCTCAATGGAATGAGATTTATAGAACACCTATATCTACCAAGGCTCTCTTGATGGGGATTTGATTTATAGATGCCGCCAAGTAGAGGGGCCTCCGGTGATCTAGATATCCCACTTCCATATCCTCATTACTAAAAGTGATCTCGGTTGACTCCTGTAGGAGGGCTCTGTCATTTGGGACTTCCGTTGATAAGCATTCTACTCCTACAGCAGAGGCGATGCTCACTAAAGCCTCCGTGGCtatctttctttcctttgttgtGAGCCCCAGCTggtcaaataaatttttgaatttggagCTCCGTTGCAAAGTGGTAATTGTTGCGG
This DNA window, taken from Quercus robur chromosome 2, dhQueRobu3.1, whole genome shotgun sequence, encodes the following:
- the LOC126700812 gene encoding uncharacterized protein LOC126700812, which gives rise to MVEEVREQWVMKFDGSCTTQLGGVRVVLYHEEDKAVALSFKLEFPYSNNMAEYKAYLTRLAMALEIGVKHLKVMGDSNLVDCQAKGIFSLKEPSLASYSAMAQKMEEKFSTFKIKHAPRNENRFVDVLAALGSQIMFEGDNTRLVVSKREESIIEVLKE